A window of the Peromyscus leucopus breed LL Stock chromosome 22, UCI_PerLeu_2.1, whole genome shotgun sequence genome harbors these coding sequences:
- the LOC114683578 gene encoding LOW QUALITY PROTEIN: cytochrome P450 1B1 (The sequence of the model RefSeq protein was modified relative to this genomic sequence to represent the inferred CDS: inserted 1 base in 1 codon), translated as MATSLSADSPQPLSPLSTQQTTLLLLLSVLAAVHLGQWLLRQWRRKPWSSPPGPFPWPLIGNAASVGRASHLYFARLARRYGDVFQIRLGSCPVVVLNGESAIHQALVQQGSVFAGRPPFPSFRVVSGGRSLAFGHYSERWKAQRRAAYGTMRAFSTRHPRSRRLLEGHALCEARELVAVLVRRCSGGAVLDPTQPIIVAVANVMSAVCFGCRYNHDDAEFLELLSHNEEFGRTVGAGSLVDVLPWLQLFPNPVRTAFREFEQVNRSFTNFVLDKFFKHRESLVPGAAPRDMMDAFILSAEKKAAGGPGDGPFGLDLENVPGTITDIFGASQDTLSTALLWLLILFTRYPDVQARVQAELDQVVGRDRLPCMDDQPNLPYVMAFLYESMRFSSFLPVTIPHATTANTVVLGYYIPKNTVVFVNQWSVNHDPAKWLNPEDFEPARFLDKDGFINKELASSVMIFSVGKRRCIGEELSKMLLFLFISILAHQCDFKANPNEXSNMSFSYGLTIKPKSFKIHVSLRESMELLDSAVQKLQTEEAGQ; from the exons ATGGCCACCAGCCTTAGCGCAGACAGCCCGCAGCCGCTGAGTCCGCTGTCTACTCAGCAGACCACACTTCTGCTACTCCTCTCCGTCCTGGCCGCCGTGCACTTGGGACAGTGGCTGCTGCGACAGTGGCGGCGGAAACCGTGGTCCTCGCCCCCGGGTCCCTTCCCTTGGCCACTGATCGGAAATGCGGCGTCTGTGGGCCGAGCGTCACACCTGTACTTTGCTCGCCTTGCGAGGCGCTATGGGGACGTTTTCCAGATCCGCCTGGGCAGCTGTCCCGTCGTGGTGCTGAACGGCGAGAGTGCCATCCACCAAGCCCTGGTGCAACAGGGCAGCGTCTTCGCGGGCCGGCCGCCCTTCCCCTCTTTCCGCGTGGTGTCTGGTGGCCGCAGCCTGGCGTTTGGCCACTACTCGGAGCGCTGGAAGGCGCAGCGACGCGCGGCCTATGGCACGATGCGCGCCTTCTCCACGCGCCACCCGCGCAGCCGCCGCCTCCTGGAGGGCCACGCGCTGTGCGAGGCCCGAGAGTTGGTGGCGGTCCTGGTGCGACGCTGCTCGGGCGGCGCCGTCCTGGATCCGACGCAGCCGATCATCGTGGCCGTGGCCAATGTCATGAGCGCCGTGTGCTTCGGCTGCCGGTACAACCACGACGATGCCGAGTTCCTAGAGCTGCTCAGCCACAACGAAGAGTTCGGGCGCACGGTGGGCGCAGGCAGCCTGGTGGACGTGCTGCCCTGGCTGCAGCTCTTCCCTAACCCGGTGCGCACCGCCTTCCGCGAGTTCGAGCAGGTCAACCGCAGCTTCACCAACTTCGTCCTGGACAAGTTTTTCAAGCACCGCGAAAGCCTGGTGCCCGGGGCTGCTCCCCGAGACATGATGGACGCCTTCATCCTCTCCGCCGAAAAGAAGGCGGCCGGTGGCCCTGGCGATGGTCCCTTCGGGCTGGATTTGGAGAACGTCCCCGGCACTATTACGGACATCTTCGGAGCCAGCCAGGACACCCTTTCCACCGCGCTGTTGTGGCTGCTCATCCTCTTTACCAG ATACCCTGATGTACAGGCTCGGGTGCAGGCTGAGTTGGACCAGGTTGTGGGGAGGGACCGTCTACCCTGCATGGATGACCAGCCCAACCTGCCATACGTCATGGCTTTCCTTTATGAATCGATGCGATTTTCCAGCTTTCTGCCTGTTACCATTCCTCACGCCACCACGGCCAACACGGTGGTCCTAGGCTACTACATCCCCAAGAACACGGTGGTTTTTGTCAACCAATGGTCTGTGAACCACGACCCAGCCAAGTGGCTTAACCCAGAGGACTTTGAGCCAGCCCGATTCCTGGACAAGGATGGCTTCATCAATAAGGAACTAGCCAGCAGTGTGATGATTTTTTCTGTGGGCAAACGGCGGTGCATCGGGGAAGAGCTCTCTAAGATgctcctgtttctttttatctccaTCCTCGCTCATCAGTGCGATTTCAAGGCTAACCCAAACG CCTCAAACATGAGTTTCAGTTACGGCCTGACCATTAAGCCCAAGTCGTTTAAAATCCACGTGTCTCTCAGAGAGTCCATGGAGCTACTTGATAGTGCTGTTCAAAAGCTGCAAACTGAGGAGGCTGGTCAGTGA